A region of the Spirochaetaceae bacterium genome:
ACGCTCGGTCAGTCCCTGCAACGGGACCTGGAGCCCGTGGAGGCGAAGATCCTCGCCAGAGTGCCCGTCACCCTGGAGTTGGGGGCGGTGGCGCTGCTCATCGGCCTTGTGATCGCGCTGCCGGTGGGCATCTACTCGGCGGTGCGCCAGGACAGCGTAGGCGATTACGCGGGCCGCAGCGTCGCCATCTTCGGGCTGGCCACGCCCAACTTCTGGCTGGCCCTCATGGTCCTCATCTTTCCCGCCATCTGGTGGGGCTGGGCGCCGCCGCTGCGACTGTATCCTTTCAGCGAGGATCCGCTGGCCCATATCGGCGCGTTCCTCATCCCCGGCCTGATCCTGGGCACCTACCTGTCTGCCGCCACCATGCGGATGACGCGCACCATGATGCTGGAGGTGCTGCGGCAGGACTACGTGCGGACGGCTTGGGCCAAGGGCCTGCGCGAGCGGCTGGTGGTCGTCCGTCACGCGATGAAGAACGCGCTCATCCCGGTGGTGACGCTCATCGGGCTGCAGTTGCCGATCCTGGTGGGTGGCTCGGTCATCATCGA
Encoded here:
- a CDS encoding ABC transporter permease; the protein is MRTYVIRRLLLFIPTLFILSALVFFSVRLLPGDYIDILLSDSQFVGTEVDRERLSEMLGLNVPTHIAYVRWVSGILLRGTLGQSLQRDLEPVEAKILARVPVTLELGAVALLIGLVIALPVGIYSAVRQDSVGDYAGRSVAIFGLATPNFWLALMVLIFPAIWWGWAPPLRLYPFSEDPLAHIGAFLIPGLILGTYLSAATMRMTRTMMLEVLRQDYVRTAWAKGLRERLVVVRHAMKNALIPVVTLIGLQLPILVGGSVIIETLFNLPGLGSLFVQSLSIRDYPMVSGINLFFATFILFNNLLIDLLYGYLDARIRYQ